One genomic region from Myripristis murdjan chromosome 7, fMyrMur1.1, whole genome shotgun sequence encodes:
- the ccnq gene encoding cyclin-Q, producing the protein MEGPSSRSAGTREGTVCSAGRRGSCEDAETDPARDMKTHFRVCRFIMETGVKLGMRSVPVATACVLYHRFFECVSVRVYEPYLVAMSCVYLAGKVEEQHLRTRDIINVSHRYFNSGSAPLECDKEFWDLRDSVVQCELLILRQLNFHVSFQHPHKYLLHYLLSVRSLVNRHAWSRTPVAETAWALLRDCYHGPMCIRHKPQHIAIAALYLALNSYGVELPVGEREWWQVLCEDVTKADIDAVISDLLQLYDMEAKCI; encoded by the exons ATGGAGGGCCCGTCCTCTCGGTCCGCTGGTACCCGGGAGGGCACGGTGTGCTCTGCGGGCAGGAGAGGCTCCTGTGAGGACGCAGAGACCGACCCTGCTCGGGACATGAAGACACACTTCCGTGTGTGTCGGTTCATCATGGAGACAG GAGTGAAGCTCGGCATGCGCTCGGTACCCGTGGCCACGGCGTGTGTGTTGTACCACCGTTtctttgagtgtgtgagtgtgcgcgtGTACGAGCCCTATCTGGTGGCCATGAGCTGCGTGTACCTGGCCGGCAAAGTGGAGGAGCAGCACCTCAGGACCCGCGACATCATCAACGTGAGCCACAG GTATTTCAACAGTGGCAGTGCTCCTCTAGAATGTGACAAGGAGTTCTGGGACCTGAGGGACAGCGTGGTGCAGTGTGAGCTCCTCATCCTCCGACAGCTCAACTTCCACGTCTCCTTCCAGCACCcacacaag TATTTACTCCACTACCTGTTGTCTGTGAGGTCGCTGGTGAATCGCCATGCTTGGTCTCGAACCCCTGTCGCCGAGACTGCCTGGGCCCTGCTTAGAGACTGTTACCATGGACCCATGTGCATCCGCCACAAACCCCAACACATTGCTATAGCAGCGCTTTACCTGGCTCTGAACAGCTACGGAGTGGAGCTGCCTgttggggagagagagtggtggcag gtgctgTGTGAGGACGTGACTAAAGCAGACATTGACGCTGTGATCTCTGACCTTCTCCAACTCTACGACATGGAGGCCAAGTGTATctga